The nucleotide sequence AAGCCGCGCTGCGTCTTGCGGCCGAGCCAACCGGCCTCAACGTACTTCACCAGCAGCGGGCACGGCCGGTACTTGGAATCCGCGAGCCCCTCATGCAGCACCTGCATGATGGAGAGACAGGTATCCAGGCCGATGAAGTCGGCGAGCTCGAGCGGGCCCATCGGATGATGCGCGCCGAGCTTCATCGCCGCGTCGATCGCCTCGACATTCCCGACGCCTTCGTACAGCGTGTAGATCGCCTCGTTGATCATCGGCAGCAGGACGCGGTTGACGATGAAGGCCGGGAAATCCTCGGAGACGGCGACCTGCTTGCCGAGCCGCCCGACGAACTCCTTGGCCGCCTCGAAGGTGGCGTCGTCAGTGGCGATGCCGCGGATCAGCTCCACCAGCTCCATCAGTGGAACCGGGTTCATGAAGTGGATGCCGATGAAGCGCTCGGGGCGATCGGTGCAGGCAGCGAGCCGCGTGATCGAGATCGACGAGGTGTTGGAGGCGATGATCGCCTCCGGCTTCAGCGTGGCGCAGAGATCGTGGAAGATCTTGCGCTTGACGTCCTCCTTCTCGATCGCGGTCTCGATCACGAGGTCGCAATCGGCCAGCCCGTCGAGGCTGTCGGTCAGGGAGATGTGCTTGAGCGCCTCGGTTCGGGCGTCCTCGGAGATCATCTTCTTCGCGACCTGACGGGTCAGGTTGCCGTTGATGGTCGCCATGCCCGATTTCAACCGGTCGGAGGTGACGTCGTTGAGCACCACGTCGAGCCCGGCCAGCGCGGCGACATGCGCGATGCCGTTGCCCA is from Bradyrhizobium sp. ORS 285 and encodes:
- a CDS encoding 3-hydroxybutyryl-CoA dehydrogenase translates to MAQINKLGVIGAGQMGNGIAHVAALAGLDVVLNDVTSDRLKSGMATINGNLTRQVAKKMISEDARTEALKHISLTDSLDGLADCDLVIETAIEKEDVKRKIFHDLCATLKPEAIIASNTSSISITRLAACTDRPERFIGIHFMNPVPLMELVELIRGIATDDATFEAAKEFVGRLGKQVAVSEDFPAFIVNRVLLPMINEAIYTLYEGVGNVEAIDAAMKLGAHHPMGPLELADFIGLDTCLSIMQVLHEGLADSKYRPCPLLVKYVEAGWLGRKTQRGFYDYRGPKPVPTR